Genomic segment of Ardenticatena maritima:
TCAACCAGGGTGCGGTCGCGCTCGCTGGGGGTGAATTGATTGGTTCGGTAATCGCCCAATTGGCGCAAGTAGGCTTCCCACTTCGGCACAACCGGTGTGGGGTCAAGTCCCAGGTGTGTGTAGATGGCGCGCAATGTTGGGATTGGTTCCGCCACCAGCCGCTCATACGGTACTTCGATGACGCGCGCGGGGTCAATCATGGGCATATCGCGATACCAGCGCTGCATCACCTGGGCGTAGGATTCCAGAATATGGCGTTCTATATCTTCATCGCTCACACGGTGCCACCAGGCCGGCGGCATGATTTTGCGGAACATGTGCCGCATCGAGCGAAACACGCGGTGCGGATTACGGTAAATGTGAATGAAGCGCGCCTGCGGGAACAGACGGAGCAAGTGCCCCGCACGCCCGGTATGCGTGGGTGCTTTCAACACGAGCGGTTTGCCGCCGTGCAGGTATGTGGCGGTTTTGAGCACGTACAACCAGGCTTCGCGCCATTCGTTGTACTCATGCAATGGTATCTCATCCAGCAATGTGTATTTGCGGAACAGACGCCCACTCCACCGTGGCACAACAAGCTGGTAAATGACGCTATGCACACTCACATTCGCCAACGCCACTTCATCTTCCTGCGGCGCATCCAGCCGCACGGCGACGTTGTCCATGGGGCGCGTTGCCGGCAACAGGCGCGGCAA
This window contains:
- a CDS encoding sulfotransferase family protein, encoding MTSPLIFNRLANWVRLLQQSPTIEKRYWPRVAQSLAVSALTEPLRLWERQRYAPRILATDIHPEPIFIVGQARSGTTHLHNLLALDPRYGYVSTLQALIPTFINTAGPAFERLLPRLLPATRPMDNVAVRLDAPQEDEVALANVSVHSVIYQLVVPRWSGRLFRKYTLLDEIPLHEYNEWREAWLYVLKTATYLHGGKPLVLKAPTHTGRAGHLLRLFPQARFIHIYRNPHRVFRSMRHMFRKIMPPAWWHRVSDEDIERHILESYAQVMQRWYRDMPMIDPARVIEVPYERLVAEPIPTLRAIYTHLGLDPTPVVPKWEAYLRQLGDYRTNQFTPSERDRTLVESHLGFLLDRWGYQAEGVSA